The genome window CTGGTGTCAGGGTAGTAGTGCTCCAGCAGTTTCTCGTAGGCTTCCATGCGGGTGGTGGCGGGCACATCGTCGGACTTGGTGGCCCCCACCAGAGGGTTCAGGAACAATCCGTCCACCAGTTCCAGAGCCACCTTGTGCAGGTACTCATGGGCACGGTGAATGGGGTTTCTGGTCTGGAAAGCCACCACGGTTTTCCAGCCCCGGGTTTCGAAGATTTCGCGGGTTTCAGCAGGAGTGTAGTGGTGGTTGGCGAATTGGCCCCGGTCCAGTGCGAACAGGGTCACGTCACCGGCCAGATTCACATCTCCCTGAGCATACAGGGCTGCCACGCCAGGGTGGGCCTCTTCGGTGGTTTTGTAGACGTGTCCAGCTTCCCACTCTTTGCGGGCGCTGTATTTTTCAGCGATGTTCAGGGTTCCGACGGCTTCACCGTTGTGGGTGAGCACCACCAGACCGCTCAAAGCATCTGCGGTTTCCTGAGACACCCCGAGGGTGATGGGCACACTCCACGGAAGACCGTTGGCAAGGCGCATGTTTTCGACCACGTTCAGGTAGTCTTTTTCGCCCATGAATCCGGTCAGGGGGGAGTACACACCAGTGGCAATCAGTTCCAGATCAGCAAAGTTGCGTTCAGAGAGTTCGATGGTGGGGAGGGCGCTCAGGTCCCCTTCAAACTTTTGCACACGGTTGACCAGCACCCCTCCGTGGGGGGTGGGCAGGTGGCTTTTGGCGATGGTGTTGGTCATTTCAGGTGGTCCTTAAATGTCATGTAGGGGCGAGGCATGCCTCGCCCTAGGGGGTTAAAGCGTGTTCTCTCCGACCCACAGACCGCATTCGGTCTTGCCTTTTCCGGCCCAGCGTCCGGCACGGGCATCTTCACCGGGGCGCACGGCTCTGGTGCAGGGCCAGCATCCAATGCTGAGAAAGCCGTCCCAGTAAAGGGGATTGATGGGAAGGTCGTGGGCGTTCACGTAAGCTTCCAGCGTGCAGCGGTCCCAGTAGGCCAGCGGGTTGATCTTGACCCGTTTTCCACCTTCTTCCACGAAGGGAATGTCTTTGCGGGTGTCTGCCTGATCGCGGGAACGGCCATTGAGCAGGGCACTGGGGGCTTTCTCTGCAAGGTAATTCTGCAAAGGGGCGACTTTGCGAACAGCACAACAGCCATCCGGGTCGGTCTGGTACTGGGTGTCCTCGTTGCTCAGACCGGCATTCAGGGTGACGAACTTCAGCTCCGGGT of Deinococcus misasensis DSM 22328 contains these proteins:
- the sat gene encoding sulfate adenylyltransferase codes for the protein MTNTIAKSHLPTPHGGVLVNRVQKFEGDLSALPTIELSERNFADLELIATGVYSPLTGFMGEKDYLNVVENMRLANGLPWSVPITLGVSQETADALSGLVVLTHNGEAVGTLNIAEKYSARKEWEAGHVYKTTEEAHPGVAALYAQGDVNLAGDVTLFALDRGQFANHHYTPAETREIFETRGWKTVVAFQTRNPIHRAHEYLHKVALELVDGLFLNPLVGATKSDDVPATTRMEAYEKLLEHYYPDTRVLLGVYPAAMRYAGPREAILHAISRRNYGCTHFIVGRDHAGVGSYYGTYDAQEIFNAYSPEEIGLTILKFEHTFYCQTCGQMVSPRTCPHDSRHHLILSGTKVRGMLRAGENLPREFTRPEVAEILRAAYNAQD
- a CDS encoding phosphoadenylyl-sulfate reductase; translation: MPEFSFTSHPIEVIQWALETYPDLTMPSAFNINGVVLIDLAYKAGYRGEVIFVDTGYHFHETLQTRDALEARYPELKFVTLNAGLSNEDTQYQTDPDGCCAVRKVAPLQNYLAEKAPSALLNGRSRDQADTRKDIPFVEEGGKRVKINPLAYWDRCTLEAYVNAHDLPINPLYWDGFLSIGCWPCTRAVRPGEDARAGRWAGKGKTECGLWVGENTL